TCGTCATGGCGACAAAGGAAGGCTTCTACGTCAGCAAAAAATATGAGATAAGAAACATCGTCGACCGCATCGGCGGAGGGGATTCTTTCGGTTCGGGCCTCATCTGGGGGCTCAGCAACCTGGAGGGGCCGCAGGCGGCGATAGAGTTCGCGGCGGCGGCTTCCGCGCTGAAGCATACGATATACGGCGACTACAACAGGGTCACCGTGAAAGACGTGATGGCGCTCGCGGGCGGAGACGCCTCGGGGCGCGTTCAGAGGTGAACACGATGAACGAAACTCTTGCAAAACTTGGAAAAATCGGCCTGATACCGGTGATAAAGCTCGATTCGCCGGCGGAGGCCCTTCCGCTCGGAAAGGCGCTCGTCGCCGGAGGGCTTCCCGTGGCGGAGGTCACCTTCCGCACGGAGGCGGCGGAAGAATCGATAAGGATACTCGCGAATGAGCTGCCGGAGCTCGTGCTCGGCGCGGGGACCGTGCTGACGACGACGCAGGCCGAGGCGGCCGCCGCGGCTGGCGCGCGCTACGTCGTGACCCCCGGCTTCAACCCAAGGGTCGTCGCCCACTGCCTCGAAATGGGATTGCCGGTCACTCCCGGCGTAAATTCCGCAAGCCAGATAGAAGAGGCCATTGAGATGGGGCTCGACGTGGCGAAATTTTTCCCCGCCGGCCCCTCCGGCGGCACGGAGATGCTCAAAGCCTTCGCGGGACCTTACGGCGGTAAGATATCATTCATCCCCACCGGCGGCGTCGGCCCCAAAAATCTCACGGAATACCTCGCCTGCCCGAACGTCTTCGCCGTCGGCGGCAGCTGGATGGTCCCCTCCGACGCGGTGAAGGCCGGCGACTTCGCAAGGATAGAGGCGCTCTGCCGCGAGGCGCGCCTGCTGTCGCTCGGTTTCTCGCTGCTCCACATCGGCCTCAATCCCTGCGCGGGGACGGATTCCCTCGCCGAGGCGAAGATGCTCTCGGCAATGCTCGGCATGCCCTTTAAAGAGGGCGCCGGTTCGGCCTTCGTCGGAGATTCCTTTGAATTTATGAAATCGGCGGGGCGCGGCGCGAAGGGACACATCGCCGTCGGGACACTCTCCGTCGAAAGGGCGCTCGAATGGTTCGCTGGCTTTGGCATGAAGCCCGCCGCGGAGACGATAAAGACGAAGGGGAACCATATCTCCGTCGCCTATCTGGACAACGAGATATGCGGCTTCGCCGTGCATTTTGTAAGAAAATAGAGCTGAAAGCAATCGGACGTCAGGCTCGGAAAAGGAGTACCGAAATTGTTAGAGGGAGTTAAGGTCTTAAGTTTTACTCATTATTTGCAGGGACCGTCCGCGGCGCAGACATTGGCCGATCTTGGGGCCGACGTGATAAAAGTTGAGTCTCCGAAAGGAGCCTATGAACGCTCATGGTCCGGCTGCAACACCTACCCAGGCGGCATCAGCATGTTCTTTTTACTCGCCAATAGAAACCAGACCTCCGTCGCGATAGATCTCAAGCGTCCCGAAGGCAGAGAAATGATTCTCAAGCTCGTGAGGGAATACGACGTGGTCATAGAAAATTTTCGAGCAGGGGTAATGGAAAAGCTCGGCCTCGGCTACGAGGATATGAAAAAAGCGAATCCGAAAATCATATACTGTTCGTGCTCGGGCTACGGGTCGTCCGGCCCGTACGTGAAAAAGCCCGGCCAGGACCTTTTAATACAGAGCATGAGCGGCCTTGCGGCGCTGACTGGCTCCGATCCCGAACGTCCGTCGCCTGTCGGCACGGCGATCGTAGATCAGCACGGCGCGGTGCTTGCGGCGCTGGGCGTGATCGCGGCGGTCTACGACAGGGAGCATACGGGAAACGGCCATAAGGTCGAGGCCAGCCTTCTAAGCTCTGCGCTTGATCTTCAGATGGAATCGTTAGGCTATTATATGAACGGCGGGCATTTTACAGAACGCCCAACGAGCGGCCTGAGCACGCGTCTCCATCAATCTCCGTACGGCATATATACGACAAGCGACGGATGTCTGACGTTATCGCTTGTTCCGATAGATCAGCTCAGAGAAATATTCACCGAAGGAGCCCTCGACGGCTACACGGCGGCAGATCAAATGAATAAAAGAATAGAGTTTGACAAGATCGTCTGTGCCGAGATGAAGAAAAAAACGACGGCGGAATGGACAAAACTCTTTGACGAAGAGGGAATATGGTACGCGCCCGTCAACGAATACGATGAAGTGCTACGCGACGAACAGGTGATATACAACGGCAGCATCCTGAAGATGAAACACCCGCGCGCCGGCGAAGTCCGAGTAGTAGGGCACCCGAACAGGTACGATGGGAAAAATGCCGCGATACGCAAGCTGCCTCCGGAGCTCGGCGAGAGCACCGCGGTCGTCATGGAGAAACTCGGATATGACGCGGCGGCGATTGAGGACTTTAAGCGGCGAGGCATTGTCGCGGTAAAGGAAGTGTAGGCTGTGGATTACAGAAACAAACTCGTAAAGATCGACATAGAAGGCCGAGTAGCGACCGCGTCCCTCTGCAATCCGCCGCTGAACATCCTCACGCTTGAGATGAGCGCGGAGCTGCGCGAGAGCTTCCATAAACTTGAGGAAGACGACGGCGTCCGCGTCATAATCCTTCGCGGCGACGGAGAAAAAGCATTTAGCGTTGGAGCCGACATCAAAGAATTTCCGCTCGTATGGGACGATGTGATAGGGAAAAAGCTGCTTAACGAAAACCTCGCTGTCGACGCGATAGAGCTTACAGACAAACCGGTCATTGCGGCGCTTGAAGGTAACACGCTAGGCGGAGGCTGCGAGCTGGCGATGGCGGCGGACATTCGCTTTATGAGTGAGAAGGGGCGCATTGGCCTTCCAGAGATAAACCTCGGCGTATTCCCGGGAAGTGGAGGTCTGTTTCGTTTGGCGCGCTACGTAGGCGTCGCTAAGGCATACGAGATGCTCTACACTGGAATGATAATAGACGCGGAAGAGGCTCTGAGAATAGGGCTCGTGAACCATCTTGCGCCTTCCGGCGAGAGTCTGAAGCAAGCCGTGAAGCTGGCGCGCGTGATAGCAGACAAACCCGCGGAGGCAATAAAGCTCATCAAAAAGGGTGTCAGGGAATTATGGCAGAAGACGACGGAAGAAAATTTCCGCCCGAATCTTGAATTCAGCAGGAGTGTATTCAAGACGGCGGACTGTGCCGAGGGCGTGGACGCTTTCATACATAAACGCACACCGGAATTTGGGAAATAATGCGGGACAAAGAGGGCGGCGAACGATGGAGATTACGACGGACGTACTTGTCATAGGAGCAGGAGGAGCCGGTTGCCGTGCAGCGATCGAAGCCGCCGACTGCGGAGTTTCCGTGCTCATTGCAAGCAAAGGAGCGCCGGGAAAGTCTGGCGCCACAGCATATCCTGTGGCCGAGATGGCGGGTTACAACGCCGGCGACGCCCGCATGGCGGGGGACACACAACGTCACTATGACGACATAATGGCGGCTGGGCGTAAAATGGCGGACGGCAGGCTGGCCGCGATAGTCGCGGCAGGCGCGCCCGGTACCGTGCGTCGTCTCGAAAAATGGGGCGTAGCCTTTGAACGGGCCGAAGGAAACTATTATATTTTTAAAAGTTGCTTCTCTAGCCATCCGCGCACACATGTCATCCGCGGCCACGGCGAGCCGATCTTGAAAGCGATGACCGGGCAGATAGCGCTCAGGCCTAATATCAAGATCGCAGAAGACTTTTGCGTTGTCGGCCTCTGCGTCTCCGACGGGACATGCGTTGGCGCGTACGGCATATGCGGCGGCGAGCTGACATTCGTAAGAGCGAAAGCCATCGTGCTTACGGCAGGTGGAGGCGGCCGCATTTTCAAGCGCAGCATGAATCCGCGGGACATAACAGGCGACGGCTATTCGATCGCCTACCGTGCCGGGGCTTCGCTTGTGAACATGGAATTTTTGCAGATAGGGATAGGCTTTTCATGGCCCGTTGAAAACATATTCAACGGATATATATGGGAGGGACTCCCGAAGCTGCTCGACGCGGACGGAAGAGATATTTTTGACGGTCTCCTGCCGAAGGGAGTGACATCCGAAGACGTAATGCACGAGCACAGGAAACATTTTCCGTTCTCAACGAGCGATGACTCGAAATACCTTGAAATAGCGGTGCATTCTGCCATAAACTGCGGACGCGGCACCACGCACGGAGGCATCCGCGCAGACCTCTCGCATA
The window above is part of the Cloacibacillus evryensis DSM 19522 genome. Proteins encoded here:
- the eda gene encoding bifunctional 4-hydroxy-2-oxoglutarate aldolase/2-dehydro-3-deoxy-phosphogluconate aldolase, translated to MNETLAKLGKIGLIPVIKLDSPAEALPLGKALVAGGLPVAEVTFRTEAAEESIRILANELPELVLGAGTVLTTTQAEAAAAAGARYVVTPGFNPRVVAHCLEMGLPVTPGVNSASQIEEAIEMGLDVAKFFPAGPSGGTEMLKAFAGPYGGKISFIPTGGVGPKNLTEYLACPNVFAVGGSWMVPSDAVKAGDFARIEALCREARLLSLGFSLLHIGLNPCAGTDSLAEAKMLSAMLGMPFKEGAGSAFVGDSFEFMKSAGRGAKGHIAVGTLSVERALEWFAGFGMKPAAETIKTKGNHISVAYLDNEICGFAVHFVRK
- a CDS encoding CaiB/BaiF CoA transferase family protein, which produces MLEGVKVLSFTHYLQGPSAAQTLADLGADVIKVESPKGAYERSWSGCNTYPGGISMFFLLANRNQTSVAIDLKRPEGREMILKLVREYDVVIENFRAGVMEKLGLGYEDMKKANPKIIYCSCSGYGSSGPYVKKPGQDLLIQSMSGLAALTGSDPERPSPVGTAIVDQHGAVLAALGVIAAVYDREHTGNGHKVEASLLSSALDLQMESLGYYMNGGHFTERPTSGLSTRLHQSPYGIYTTSDGCLTLSLVPIDQLREIFTEGALDGYTAADQMNKRIEFDKIVCAEMKKKTTAEWTKLFDEEGIWYAPVNEYDEVLRDEQVIYNGSILKMKHPRAGEVRVVGHPNRYDGKNAAIRKLPPELGESTAVVMEKLGYDAAAIEDFKRRGIVAVKEV
- a CDS encoding enoyl-CoA hydratase/isomerase family protein translates to MDYRNKLVKIDIEGRVATASLCNPPLNILTLEMSAELRESFHKLEEDDGVRVIILRGDGEKAFSVGADIKEFPLVWDDVIGKKLLNENLAVDAIELTDKPVIAALEGNTLGGGCELAMAADIRFMSEKGRIGLPEINLGVFPGSGGLFRLARYVGVAKAYEMLYTGMIIDAEEALRIGLVNHLAPSGESLKQAVKLARVIADKPAEAIKLIKKGVRELWQKTTEENFRPNLEFSRSVFKTADCAEGVDAFIHKRTPEFGK
- a CDS encoding FAD-binding protein: MEITTDVLVIGAGGAGCRAAIEAADCGVSVLIASKGAPGKSGATAYPVAEMAGYNAGDARMAGDTQRHYDDIMAAGRKMADGRLAAIVAAGAPGTVRRLEKWGVAFERAEGNYYIFKSCFSSHPRTHVIRGHGEPILKAMTGQIALRPNIKIAEDFCVVGLCVSDGTCVGAYGICGGELTFVRAKAIVLTAGGGGRIFKRSMNPRDITGDGYSIAYRAGASLVNMEFLQIGIGFSWPVENIFNGYIWEGLPKLLDADGRDIFDGLLPKGVTSEDVMHEHRKHFPFSTSDDSKYLEIAVHSAINCGRGTTHGGIRADLSHMTESHIKTVKDDCGIRRMWPMALEYMRTKGVDLLKDGAEIACFAHAVNGGVKIDENAMSDVEGLFAAGECAGGPHGADRLGGNMMVTCQVFGEIAGKNAAAHALRHRTLCDANISASAKKDEAWNALFKSTDAEEKLGRLQASAQKNLLVRRTEEGLSELISTAREAAKELAESPSCDKPAPKNAELWHALTSAELMARCALARKESRGAHHRADFPFMDEAQGVPIVINERGGLLR